CTGACAGCGTGAGAGATGTAAATGAGGAGGAGCCAGGCCACAGAAGGGGGAGCCACAGAAGCGATCTCGTTTCCCCCTTTGCTCGCCGCACAGGCAGCCAAGCCCACCCCGCGGGCTCTCCCAGGCTGGGGCTTTGAGGTCTGCACAAGGGATGCTCCGCCACACCGATGTGAacctcctccctgcagagccGCAGAGCGGCCAGATCACAGGGTCCTCTGAGCAGAGCAtgcagcaggacacagcaggTGTCCAAGCAGCGGAGccctgtatttctgcagcaaCTGGAAGCCAAATGCATCCGCTCCCTTAGGAGCCATGAGACAGACACTACTGAAGTCCAGACGCTCTAGAGAACTGCTTACGATGCACCTGCAGGAGAAACAAGCGGCTGACACCAGAGAAGACAAATGATCTTTCCTCCTAGATCTCCTCACAAGCTGGAAAGCCCCACGACCAGGTTGCTTACATCTGCAGTTTGGTCTGTGCTTATGCTAGACCTGGAAGTGTTGCCCAAGTCTTTCCCACAGGGCTGCCAGATATGGATAAACTGACCTTTTCTTTTGTACTGTACAATAAAATAAGCCATTAAAACCAGGAAACCTCCCCCGCTTGTCTACTCCAGTACATTCACCGAAGTTTTGAGCATAAAACCACTGGGACTGGAAGCTTTAAGTCAGGAGAAGGCACGGACAAGGCACTGCCAGGGCACCATTCAGCAACGTCAACTGCGGCAAGAAAAACTACTCCCATTTGTAGTCACACGTACTCCTTTCCTGCCGCCTTCTGGTTAAGAGAAGTGAGTAATTCTGTCATTAATGCAGAGGGAAGTGAAACGATCTCAGCTCCTCACAGGGTGAAGCGTATCCCACCCAGCTTTCCCCTCCGGCCAGGACAGCCGATGTCCCTGCTACGCCATGTTATCTCCCCAGCAACCCTCCTGCAGGCGGACGGCAGCCCAGGCTCATGCTCCGAGATCTTCCTTCCCCAGGTCTTCAGCCGCAGGGCTCAGCATCCCTCCCTTCTAGCATGAGACCTGTAGGACAAGTGACAAAGAAAAGCCAGTCTGCAGGGTCTGGGGATCGGCGCACACTCTTGCATTTAGGGCATATTCCTTCGTCTCacataagaaaacagaaaaagctggcATGATGGaagtttctgtggttttttaaaataaattctaaccCGGATGTGACATCACTGTTGTATCTGAGACCTCATTCCTGTAGCTCTGTCTGGGAGAGACTGGGAGCTGGCTTTCACCTTCCAGTTTGAGACCTGAATTAACACAGGAGAGTGAGAGAGGGGGAAAGTTCAAAAAGTTGCATCAAACAGTAACACAGATCTTCCCCTCCTGTACTCCACTGTTCTTCCGAGAAGCGCCGCAAACTGTCTGCCAGTAAAGACAAGCCACATCCCAGAGATGCACAGTATGGTGGGCTGAGATCACCGGGCCACAGGTTGACTGGTAAAACAAACTTATTTCCATACTGCACGCTCCCCCGAGTCCCACTGGTGTTGGTTCCAACTCTGCTCCAGTTCTGCATAGGTcaattatttttccaggaatAAGACAAAATCGTATGCTAAAGCAGAGGTAAACTCTCTTTGCCGTTTACAAAGCGCAAGATCCTGCCCTCAAGCTCTGCTCCTGCACGAGGCTTTGCAGGAGGTGCCCAGTGTCAGATGGGATCTGGCATGAGAGAAACGTTCTCTGTCACCTGagcacataaaaaaaagaaccaacaacaacaacaaaaagccaacaaaacccccaaaatgcAATTTGGAGATGGTGGACAGACTGAAAAGCTTTAACCACTGCAGTATCTGGAATATCAGACAAGAACATTTGGGTTAACATCCATCCCCTCGCTGGCAGGTTTGTCCAGCACTTAGTCGTTATAGTCACGTCCTGAAGCTGGCGGAGTGTACTCTCTTAAATAGCCATTTAAAAGCAACGAGACACGGCTTACTTCTAAGCACAGGAtgctcaggaaagaaaagaacttCATAACCTCGTAATAACTCGCTCGTAGGCTGTCGGTCCCCGATGCACCAAAGTCGCTCTTGCAGCTGAAGCTGCAACCAGCAGTTTGTTACCTGTAAACTGGTACcatggaggtgctgggcagggagaacAGCCCGCACCCCACTCGCTCGCAGATTTAACACGTTACCGTGGTACAGAGAGTCCAGGGAAGCTCACACACGCAGCACACCTCACCTGCCTGGGGTGAACATCGGCCTGTGCTTCCCGGGATCCATCAGGTTTTGTCTCGCCTCGATTTCCCAACTCAGCCGCTGCAGACCAGAGCGGACGGACCGCGTTAAAcggaggcagggaaggaaggatgcCAGCATGTCCTGCTGCGGCTATGCAACCGAGCCGGAACGTTTGCCAGAGCGCAGCATTTCGTGGCTTCATTTGCACAGTGCATCTTCAGAGGCACGCTCCAACGGCGGGGACAGATGTGAAAGCAGCTGTTTTACAACAACGTGTAGGCTTTTAACATAGGTAGAAcaatacagattaaaaagacaaaatacatcAAGCAAACATGAAACAACTCCAGCTAGCTCAACACATCTGCAAGAGCAGGCACGGAAGGAAAGAGATACCCTGGAGCTGGtaaaattgcagaaaaataatcaacCCTTGCAATATACaacaagttttatttaaaattcccTTTTCAATAATAATTTGGGAGTGGGGGTGTTCAGCCACAAtggaatttaaattattatttttataataatattttgaCGATATCACTATTTCCTGACCGTAAATGcctgagaggaagaaaagcagctctggggaAAAGCAGACCTTGAATGGTAACCATGACATTTTGTTTGAGCCTCTCAAACCCCTTTCTACCTTTTAAGGTGATCTCGGAGTCTCAGCTCAGTTTACTGTCACTGGAGAGGATTTTCTGAAACGCAAAGATTTGCTCAGCCTAATTTCAGGATCAAGGGTTCAAAtgaagtacattttaaaaatcctaagCCCGTTATCCACTTCTCAGCAAGCACCTGCTTCGTTgaggtttttttagtttgttctggttttttaaaAGGACGGGAGGCAAAGGCTAACGGAGGAGGTTCCatattaaatgtttattttgcacATCACTTAGGAAATGGGAAGCCTAGGCTGCCCCAAGGCTGTTAACTTTGCCCTCTTGTGGGAAGGTGTCAGAAGTCATTCATAAGTCACCATACAGCGCTAGAGAAAGCTGCTTCAAGTACCAACCAGCAGGTTTAGCATCACTGCAGGAAAAGCCTTCTGTATTCATTTCCCACTTCATTAATTTTCCTTCCAACCAAATTATACCTTGGTGCGAGGTGGACTGCTATCGCGTGCAGAAATCAAACACATTGCACTCCCAAGCATTTAAAACCTCTTTTGTACAGGCAGAAAGGCTCCTAGAGCAGGTTTCGATAGCGACATTTGCCAGCTACAGATTTCACCAAATTATCTGCACTGTGCAAGCACCGGCAGCGTTCTGGAGAACGGCAGCACTTGTAGCTGCGATCCTGCCGGCGTCCACAGCTATTTATAACGTGCAAAGATTCAGCTAGAACTGGAATATCAGTATCAAAATACACAGGTTCAGGAATCGCTAGGGGCTGGTTACCTCTCGCATACTTGGGGAAAATACGTTTTGTATGATCAAACTATGATCAGGCCAAGCACTATTTTAATTGTCATCCCTGCTGTCATCATCCCAGtgaaaatggaagaggaaaaaaatagcgGCAGCCATCTGGAAAACGCACCCGGGTGttaaggaaatttaaaaagtaagtcATCGGCAAGCGGAGAGAAAAGCTAATATTGCAGCTTGCAATCGGATTCAGAGGCAGACAGAGAACACAGCCGCATCCGAGGCAGCCGCAGCTCAGCCCACAGGATCAAGGCCATCTGCTCCCGGCTGGCTCCGTCACCTGAAACAAGGCCAAAAGTGACAAACCAAATGGCATTTGCTAGTAGAAGACTCCCAAAAACAGACACTCACCGCTGCACTGTCAgtagggaggggaaggaaacacAACACATCTTGGGGAAAATCTCCCTGCCCGGGTAATTTTCCCATGCCCTTTTGATTTATTAGTTCATTCCAGCAACACCCCTGTCCTCTCACAAAAAAAGAGGTCACACAACTGACTTCAGGCCAACACAGTCACCAGCAAAGCCAAGGACCTCCTCTGCCCCGAGCCCAACGGCTGCCCCGAGCTCCTTGCTTCCTCGGACACAGCAACATGCCCAGATCAGATCAGCAACTGTTAAGCTCCCAAGAGATTTCACAGCGCACTTAAACCACAAGAAATTCTGGGGTTTATTCAAACAATAGAAAAAATGCTCACCTATCAAAAAATTCTGGATGTCCTGCAGGATTCCGAAGCCAAGACTTGGGAATCTGACTGTTATGGGAGCTATGGACAGTTGATGTTCCTCCTGACCAAAGCAGTCAAGTCACCAGTTGGGGTAgggaaaatactgcaaatgGCTGTTTATTAGCCGACTCGAAAGTAGCTCAGGCTAGAAAAAGTGATTCTACATTTTTGGCAAGCCAGCATCAAACCTCTTCGCTCCTGAAGTGGCTCAAAGATATTAGTCAGAAGCTCACTGCTTAAAAGCAGATACCTGATGCAGAGGGTTTGGAAAGTGCCTTGGAACTCACAACCACAAGAGTCTCCTACTTCTTCCTAAAAGCACCACAAAATATTGACCATCATATGGAAAGCTAcagaagcagagagcagcagagacacTGACAGGGCGGCAGGGCAGGAGCGAGCACACCACGTTTTCAAGTCCTCGTTAACCACTCATCAGATCAGATTCTCTCTGCTCAAGCAGTCACACAGCACATCGCCATCCCAACACCTCCACCTTCTCTGCACTGAACCGCTCCTCCTTTTCGCCTAGCACCACAGCAGGTGGTGATCCCAACAGTCACACCAGCCGGCTGGTCATTACAACAATCCACACCACTACATCCTTCGGAATTATAGCagagtttattttaatattttgtacaGCCAGCATTGGTCTCCAGGAATAAGTTATAATCATACACAAGTGAgtcccccccaaacccacccttAAGGAATGTTCAACTTTCAGCATTTCTAATttagagaaattatttataGGGTAAGAAGCAGTCTGAAGAATGGAAACCAATCTCAATTCGTGGATAAAACTCCTCAGAAGTTCTCAGGGTTTACTTGCATCTAATTGGATTCATGAACAAGCGCAGAGGTCGTGCCTTTCAGGACTGCATTGAGCACACATTCATCTCGGggacaattttattttctgaagttggacagggttttgcttctttttttccccgcCTCACACCCCCAGTTCTGCTATGCAGACACATACTGTACAGGTTAGTACAATCAATGCTTGTAACAGATTTCTCCAAAAGTTACTCGCGTGCCCGTCCCACATAATTTATTCAGTTCTCAACACCACTTAAAACATCTTCATTTCTCACCAcgtattttgtttctttaaccCAGCCAAGAGCAACGGACCCCGATACTGCCTTTAAGCAAtaaacaacacacaaaacaaataaatacttttaaatccttttaaatgGTAATGACATACATACTCTGTTCCAGTGCAGAACTTGGTTACCTGCGAGGCTAGAAGCACTCCAagacagctcagcagcagcagacgAGGAGCCTCCCTCACCTGCTCGCACCGCTCCCCTCCCATGACCCGCGTAATGCCAGGAGGAATTCCTCTTGCCGGTGTCTGATATTAAGCAATTCACATTCTCTAGcgcaaataaagcaaaaaggggttgtataaacatttccttctccctctctgaaAAGCATGGCCAACTCTGAAACAGTTCAGACAGCTCTGGGAAACACCAGCCAAGGAGAAACGAGAGACAAGAGCCGCAGGGCTGGCAGGTGTCAATGCCCCGGTAAAAGCAGCCCTTCTGGGGGTCCCCACCGAGCTCTCAGCCTCAGGGGGAAAGGGTTTCCCCAGAACGCGGCTCCCCGGTacaccccgcagcccccggccgccccAGCCCATACGCCAGCACACCCGCACGCCGGGGGCTCTGCGCGTGGTCTTCAGAAAACCGGTGCAAGCGAAAAGCCGGCACGTCGAACCTGATCCAGAATTGCCACCGAAGGGCTCGTGAGAGTTTTACTCCTCCTGACTGACAACAGGCAGGTGAATACCGGGGGACGGGGGGATCttatttaatgaaagaaagGTTCAGTCAAGTCTTAAAAGCCTCACAAAAGCCACCTAAGCCAAAAGCAAGGTCTGGATTCAGAAACTTGAATGCTCCTTCCTCAttactgtgaaacattttgcaatAGTAATTAGGAAGTATAGGGATGCTTTTGAAAGTCAGGACTTTTGATGTTGAAAGGAAGATGAGCTGACCACTGTGTTGCGGTTTCCCTTCCTAAAGGGAACCGCAGATTTTGGCGAAAGGAAACTCACGGGGAAAACGTTCTGCGTTtcctacagagaaaaaaacctgttgctAAAGCAATGGAAACTTCCACAGAAAATGACCCGATGTAGCACCGTACTCCGCAAGAGCATCCCAAAATGCTTCACAATACAACAGAAGTACACTTACATGAATGTCATATACCTGTCCGAGGTATATTTTCTGATGCCACgcagtggggtggggtgggttttttcccccgTTAAGAAATTATGTCCCAGTTAGAATAAAGCAAACCCTTTCTTTTAACTGTTCTTTTCAACGTGTTCTATATATACAACCcttaaaatacacttaaaaataGCTGCACACATTTTGTATCATTATACTAGAGAAGGACAGTCCAGACGGACCATGCTTCTCAGTATgttaaaaactgtaaataaaaccCAACCAGACTCGCTCTCCTCCGGTACCCACATTGGCCcaaaggagggaagggaaggaacaagcagttttaaaatgggAGTCTTTCACAAAACACGCTACTTACAAATCTCAGGTTAACTTCCTCAAGCAGTTTTGTTATCAAatcctttcttaaatatttgagGTCACATACTGCCATCTTAGCAATGAAATCTGTTGCAACATGCATGTGTCAGCTTCCCACTCAACCAACTGCAACCCTGAGGATTTTTCTGGCCTGGTAGAAAGAGGAAATGTCACACAATTCCCGAAGTATGGCTGGTCCTCTGTTCCAAAACGCCACGTGATTCCCTCGATGGTTCCTGGACACACACCCACACTTTTTCGTTTTTCCTCTAATACACGTTTCCCTCTAACCAACATGCAGATTTCTCCTCCCAATCATCCACATCTCGATGTCCCAACGGAACGATCCACGTCATCCATCCAAAGGTTTTCCCAGGTAGACCAAAGTCACTTCTGTGTTACCGTACACAGCAGACACTGCCGGATACAGGCAAACTTTTGGCAGTCCTCTGAAGGCAACTCCCAAGAACTCGTAGCCCCTCTCAAACGCTAACGTTTTGTCTTCCATGTCCAGGATAACTCGGATCCTTTCACCTATCTGTAAACAGAGACAGAAGGGGgaaatcaaatttaaaaaaataaaaatgcacagacAGAGTCAGCATATTCAAATGAGACACAAAAATCAAGCATCGCCAATGTTTAACGCAGcaggtaattttaaagcaagGCTTTCTTGTTTCTCATGATTTCGTTACTTTTATGACAGGAATTACTCAATTTTGCTCAAATGCACGAGGATCCCCAGTACCTCTGCTGCCTGTTTCCAGCGGGCAGCCTGTAACTAACCACCTACGTGATAATAAACATCACCCTTCCCATATGAACCTTGCAAGGGCACCGAGAGTGACCATACTGCATGCCACGTGCTTCAGAATACTGTAGAGTTTTGAAGACTTTGTAATGGCCTCCAAGTACCTGGACTCAGTATTTAGCTGTTGCTATCGCTGAGCAGTAGCTCTATGAAGAGCAGACAACTAACTTGTTTTAGAAAGCTCCCACACACAAAATATACCGGTATAGGCTACTGTGCAGGTGCTGTCGCTGACAGAGGTATTCCCTCACCAATGCAGAGGGAAATTCCAGTGCAAAGcttcagcaaaaaaagtgaaaaacctaacatatttttttatatatatatatatatatatatacacacacacacgagtGAAACTAACACTGAACACGGCAAGAGTCTCAGATCAAAGCCTGCACGGTGCTCCCTGCATTTCTCCAGTACACATTATTTTAGACATAAATAGAAgtcccagccaccagcagcaagcacagcaggATGCCGCACAAACTTCTGATCCTTCACCAGCCAGCCCCAACGCCGAGGATTCCTTTTTTGCTCTAACAGACGCTAACACACATGTGCGTTTCCTTTAAGTGTGCTTTCTATGAGCAGATCACTGTACATGTCttaataaacataaaatactCCAAAGGATCACCCATTTGAGCTCTCACCAATTCTTACAGAGAAAGCAGCGACTGCATTCACCCTTGAGTCCCCGCGTGAGCTGGGGGCTCTCAGCTTCAAGACCTTtcctcaccctgctgctgcagacaggCCTAGGCaagggcagcagaaagcaaCCACAAAGGGTTGAGGCTGGAATGTGCAGATCCAGTTTGCAGGCGAGGGAATGTGCAAATGGAAAGAGATCTAAATCTTTTTAATTACACTAGTTTTAGCGATTATCCCCAAAACCTGCAGGAATAACCTTCAGACAGAATTGAGTGCTTAGCAGTGAAATTTTACGTGAAAGGCAGGAATATCATATCCAAGTTACTACACAGATCTTCACCCACAACTGAAACATAAGCCAATGCTCATACAAAGCCACAGCATTACCAGATGGAAATTATACTGCATACTGCTTAAGGTGTAACGCCAGGGACTCCAGCAGTCAGGATGGAGTTGTGCGAGCAGCCAGAAGAACAAAGATAAACTCTTCTATAGGGACAAAAAGGTGGAACTGGCACTTGCTCTTTAATAACCTGAAATTATCTGaacatcccagcccagccaaggGCTGTCACCTACGGGAACGCAGCCAGCAGGCAAACGAGCAGcactcagcagctgcaggtttGTGCAGGAAGACTCTTACCTAACCCTAACCTCAGCTCACACAGCAAAGGGGCAAAATCCCACCGAGGTTCACCCTGCTGCGGGGCGAGTCACTACttcaggaggctgcagcagcccttccagcttttatttcaaaaagcaacACGGTGTCCAAGAGGCAACCACAGCACACGCTCCGCGCTCGGGAGTTGAGGGAAGCGTGGAAACGAGCGAGGGCCAGGTGCGTTCAGCACCGCACCGGCGCAGCCCGACGAAGCAGCAAACGAAGGGGCAAAGGGCTCGCAAGGCAGAGCCACCCGCCTTCCGCAGGGAGGGCTCGCGACACCCCTGAGTGGGCACCCAGGGCCAAGGCAGCAGCCGGCCAGGACAGACGAGGGAAGAGGCTCATGACAAACAGCTGCCGTCAGACATGGTGGAGCTTCCAGCCCACGCCAAGCCCCGCTCACCTGGTATTTGGGTGCGTTATTGCACTGGGGGAAGCTGCCGTTCACCTCGCCGTTATGCAGCAAGTTATTGTCCACCAGGTTCCAGCCCCAACTCTGGTCATCGCTCCCCAGCAGGGCCACGTAGCCCTGGCACTGCATGGCCGCCCGCTTCGTGGCGATGCCAATGACGGCCACGGTGCCCAGCGGGCCCTCCCACCACACCTCCCAGGCATGGCGGCCCTCGCTGAAGCCGATCTTGGTCCGAGCCCCGTCCGTGCTCTGGGCAATGGGGTTGCGGTGCAGCGTGAAGCCGTTCTTCTTGATGTAGACGTTCCGCGAGCAGTCGTTGGTGCTGAAGGCGTGGTGGAAGGCACGGACCTAAGGGGGAgatggggggcagggaggggcagAGGAGATAAAATCCTGCCGTGTTTTGCTGCCCctccccgggggggggggggggaaggatgctcaggggctgtcgcggggggggggggaaggatgCTCAGGGGCTGTCGCGGGGGGAGGATGCTCAGGGGCTGTcggggggggggacagggggaggatgctcaggggctgtcgcgggggggacagggggaggatgctcaggggctgtcgcggggggggggggggaaggatgCTCAGGGGCTGTCGCGGGGGGAGGATGCTCAGGGGCTGTcgggggggggacagggggaggatgctcaggggctgtcgcgggggggacagggggaggatgctcaggggctgtcgcggggggcggggggaaggatgctcaggggctgtcgcgggggggggggggaaggatgctcaggggctgtcgcggggggggggggggaaggatgCTCAGGGGCTGTCGCGGGGGGAGGATGCTCAGGggctgtcgcgggggggggatgctcaggggctgtcggggggtggtggggggctccgccgcggggctgggggtgccgggCTCACCTTGCCCTTGTAGGTGGGCACGTTGCAGAGGATGTCGGTGCGCAGGGCCTCCTCGGCCAGGCAGCGGGCCGCCAGGCTGCGCCACACCTCGCTGTTCTCGTCGCCGTGCAGCACGCGGTGCCACAGCTTGCAGACCAGCGCGCAGCTCCGCAGCTCCCGCAGCTCCAGGTAGGAGaacaccagctccagcacccgccccggcagccgccagcccgggccccccgccgccgccgccccgccgccggggcccgcCGCCATCGCCtcgcacccccccccccccgaacgcccggcgggccgggccgggccgcgctgtgTCCCCCGCCTCGACGGCgacagcggcggcggcgggcgcgggccCCGAGGCCCTCAcggcgcgggggcggccggcgccGCCATCAccgccgccggcagcccgcCCCTGGCCACGGCGCAGGCGCGGGGCGGGACGCGGGACGCGGCGCAGGAGCGGGCGGCGCAGCGCGGAGGTGAggctgccccgggccgggctgcgcccccgcggcgggcgggcgggggccggcggcgctGCGTGAGCGGCAGGACCCTCgtgggcggcgggcggccgggctgTGCCGGGCACAGGCGCGGTGCAGCGCAGGGTCGGGTCGGTAAAGGCCGGGCCCCGACCCAGGGGGGCTGCGCTGCCTGTAAGCAGCGGGGCtcaggcggcggggccgggcgctgcAGCCGGGACAGCCCCCGCGGCGTCCCCGGCCCCCCCGCTCTGCCCCCCGCTGAACCGGCCCCGGAGCGCTCGGGGGTCGCGCCAGGGAAGGGGCCGGGGCGGGATCGGTGGCCGCGCCTGCGGCCCGGGCGGTGCCGGTGGCCCGGGCGGTGCCGGTGCCGAGGGACCCGCTTCCCCTCGGGAGCACGGAGCCGCCTGCGCCGTGGGTTAAAACTTAGTCCCGCCAATGCCTGCCCCTAACCCGCCGCCAAGGCAGCGCCCTCCGGCTCCGCCAGTTCCTCCCGCTCCCCCGGGCCAGGCGGGCTCGGGCTGCCCCGGCCTCGCAGCCGGGCCGGGCAAGTGTCCGTGTGCTCCCGCCCGGTGGGGCTGCCGGCTCCGAGACCGGCCCGGTTCGccgtcccccccgccccttcccgtGCCCCGTTCTGCCGGCCGTGCTGTGCCCT
This genomic stretch from Falco biarmicus isolate bFalBia1 chromosome 13, bFalBia1.pri, whole genome shotgun sequence harbors:
- the FBXO45 gene encoding F-box/SPRY domain-containing protein 1 — protein: MAAGPGGGAAAAGGPGWRLPGRVLELVFSYLELRELRSCALVCKLWHRVLHGDENSEVWRSLAARCLAEEALRTDILCNVPTYKGKVRAFHHAFSTNDCSRNVYIKKNGFTLHRNPIAQSTDGARTKIGFSEGRHAWEVWWEGPLGTVAVIGIATKRAAMQCQGYVALLGSDDQSWGWNLVDNNLLHNGEVNGSFPQCNNAPKYQIGERIRVILDMEDKTLAFERGYEFLGVAFRGLPKVCLYPAVSAVYGNTEVTLVYLGKPLDG